The genomic stretch GTAAAGGAGAGCATGTAGCCTACTATTACAACCACTACCATTACCCTCAACACCTTGGAACCACATAACAATGGACTTTATTTAAGGTATGCCCAAGTCTGAAGGAAAGAACACTATCTTTGTCAAAGTAGACAGATTCAGCAAGTATGCGCATTTTTTATCTATTGCACATCCTTTTACTGCAATACAAATCGCTAGGGTCTTCATGGATCAGGTTTACAAATTGCATGGCTTACATACCAGTATTGTCAGTGATAGAGATAAGGTGTTCTTAAGTGTATTCTGGAAGGAACTCTTTAAAGGATTGAAGGTTGAATTGAAGTTCAGCTCTGCATATCATCCCTAAATAGACGGACAATTTGAGAGGGTGAATCAATGTCTAGAGAATTACTTAAGGAGCATGACTGATCATAGACCTAGTGATTGGAACAAATGGATCTCTTTAGCTGAGTtctggtacaattctaattatcATACAGCCACTCAGATGACTCCCTTCAAGGTTTTGTATAGGTATGATCCTTCTCAATTGACATTTGAGATGGTGTCTCAGTTTAAAGTTGATGCAGTTGATCAATGGCTACAATAAAGACAAATTATGACAAAAATTTTGAAGGAGAATCTGGAGAAGGAACAACACAGAATGAAGTTCTATGTTGTTAGGAAAAGAACTAAAAAGGAGTTAGAACTTGGTGATTGGGTGTATCTCAAATTGCAGCCCTATAAGCAAACTTCCATTGCTCTAAGGAGAAACTTGAAGCTGACATCCAAGTACTATATCCCGTATCAAGTGATCAAGAATATCAATTAGGTTGCCTATGAACTTTAGCTCCCTGCTTTTGCAAAGATTCACCTTGTGTTTCATATCTCTCAATTGAAGAAAAAGATAGGCTCACATATGGTTCTTTCCATTGACCCTCCAGTGTGTTCGGATAATGGCCAGCCACTTGTGGAACCTGTTGCAATTTTAGATAGAAGAATAGTGAAGAAAGGGAATGTTGCAGTTGCTCAAGTCTTAGTGCAGTGGGCTAATTTGCTGTCGgaagaagccacttgggaagaTTACAACTTCATCAAATCTCAAATTCCAAACTTTGAACCTTGAGGACAAGGTTTCCCAAAAGGAGGAAAGATTATCAAGAATTAAGCTAGTTAATGTTGTAATTAGCAAAAAGTCCTAAGTTTAGTACTATTTTTAATTCAGTCcattttaatttctgtatttttaGTTGGTCCCTTTTGCAATTACTGGATATTAGAGACACGTGGCTAGTATGCCATTAGAATAGGGAATCCTTGGTTGGTTTTGTTATATGCTCACAGTGTACTCATTTTCAGATTTTTATCAGAAATATTATccaatttctctctctctctctctctctctctctctcgctctctctctctctcttcttcttcttcttcttcttcttcttcttcttcctcccttCTCTTCTCTCCAATTCTGTTTCTTCACGACTGAGCTCTTCTATAGCTCAGCTCCTGACACAAAGTTAGCCATGGAAAGAAAGATAGAGATAATTTCTATGGAGTTAATTAGACCTCTCTCTCCTACTCCCAATCACCTTAGATGCTTTGAGTTCTCTTATTTAGATCACATGGCACCACCTACATCTGTTCCCTTGGCTCTATTTTATCCTTCTCCTCTCCCGTATAGTGGCGAGGGAGCAAGGGCAGCCAATTCATCAAGATTACTTCTTTTGAAGAAATCTTTGTTCGAAACACTTGCTCATTTTTACCCTTTTGCTGGTCGAATTGAGGACAACTCAATTGAATACAACGATGATGGGGT from Nicotiana sylvestris chromosome 12, ASM39365v2, whole genome shotgun sequence encodes the following:
- the LOC138884043 gene encoding uncharacterized protein, with amino-acid sequence MTKILKENLEKEQHRMKFYVVRKRTKKELELGDWVYLKLQPYKQTSIALRRNLKLTSKYYIPYQKKIGSHMVLSIDPPVCSDNGQPLVEPVAILDRRIVKKGNVAVAQVLVQWANLLSEEATWEDYNFIKSQIPNFEP